A stretch of Paenibacillus sp. URB8-2 DNA encodes these proteins:
- a CDS encoding succinate dehydrogenase cytochrome b558 subunit, giving the protein MRGFYSRKIHSLLGVIPLAFFFIEHMLTNFSAVEGGATGFKDSVLWLNSLPLVFFLELLFIWLPLLYHGVYGLYIAYQSKPNLNRYNLERNWRYTLQRVSGIITFIFVIWHLYETRVQVALGHVTHEELGGVMHNIVTQPFWLAFYIIGIVAACFHFANGLWSFLVSWGVTIGPRSQRVSSYLCMGLFVLVTFMFLLSLVTFRDSDFNTAEAIVQTANTVIQ; this is encoded by the coding sequence ATGAGAGGCTTTTATTCCAGAAAGATTCATTCCTTGCTCGGCGTAATCCCGCTCGCGTTTTTTTTCATCGAGCACATGCTGACGAATTTCTCGGCGGTGGAGGGGGGCGCTACCGGCTTCAAAGACAGTGTGCTGTGGCTGAACAGCCTGCCGCTCGTCTTCTTCCTGGAACTGCTGTTTATCTGGCTTCCCTTGCTGTACCACGGCGTCTACGGTCTGTATATCGCCTATCAGTCAAAGCCGAACCTGAATCGTTACAATCTTGAACGAAACTGGCGTTATACGCTTCAGCGGGTCAGCGGCATCATCACCTTTATTTTTGTCATCTGGCATCTGTATGAAACCCGGGTTCAAGTGGCGCTTGGCCATGTTACGCATGAAGAGCTCGGCGGCGTGATGCATAATATCGTTACCCAGCCGTTTTGGCTTGCTTTTTATATCATCGGCATCGTTGCGGCCTGCTTCCATTTCGCCAACGGGCTGTGGTCCTTCCTCGTTAGCTGGGGGGTCACGATCGGTCCCCGTTCGCAGCGGGTATCGTCCTATTTATGCATGGGCCTGTTCGTCCTGGTGACGTTTATGTTCCTGCTGTCGCTCGTCACGTTCCGTGACAGCGATTTCAATACAGCTGAGGCTATTGTCCAAACTGCAAATACTGTCATCCAATAA
- a CDS encoding LysR family transcriptional regulator, whose translation MNISQLETLIMISKTMSFRKAGELLNLTQPAVSAQIKSLEEEFKTQLVDRNQPVTLTDKGQVFLTHAEQIVNIVDDLKLRLADLDETPQGHIILGTTTSIAIQILPRILSYFQDQFPHIKTSIQSMSSTQIYQHVENGLVDVGIGYLIGNSPSMSTSTLYYDTFELVVSPRHPLASAPGGARVEVLGQTPLILLSPDTVGRMFAEEVFAKHGIQTHVIMELTSSEEVKRMVELDLGAGIISKQSVAEEVRAGTLKIIPIMELEVTHPVGVITKSGKYVNSAMRQFLSDLKGMPETQFIGSE comes from the coding sequence ATGAACATCAGCCAACTGGAGACGCTTATCATGATCTCCAAAACGATGAGCTTCCGCAAGGCGGGAGAACTACTCAATCTGACCCAGCCGGCAGTTTCCGCTCAAATCAAGAGCCTTGAGGAAGAGTTCAAGACCCAGCTAGTGGACCGGAACCAGCCCGTTACGCTGACGGACAAGGGACAGGTATTCCTTACGCATGCGGAGCAGATCGTAAATATCGTCGACGATTTAAAGCTGAGGCTTGCCGACCTGGATGAAACGCCGCAGGGCCACATCATACTGGGGACGACGACCTCCATCGCGATCCAGATTCTGCCGCGTATTCTATCGTATTTTCAGGACCAATTTCCTCATATCAAAACATCCATCCAATCCATGTCCTCTACGCAGATCTATCAGCATGTCGAGAACGGCCTCGTCGATGTCGGCATCGGTTACCTGATCGGAAACAGTCCTAGCATGAGCACTTCCACCCTCTACTATGATACTTTCGAACTGGTCGTGTCCCCGAGACATCCGCTGGCTTCGGCGCCCGGAGGCGCCCGCGTCGAGGTGCTTGGCCAAACTCCGCTCATTCTGCTCTCGCCCGATACGGTCGGACGGATGTTCGCAGAAGAGGTGTTTGCCAAGCACGGCATTCAGACCCATGTCATCATGGAGCTGACAAGCAGTGAAGAAGTGAAGCGGATGGTGGAACTGGATCTGGGCGCAGGCATCATTTCCAAGCAGTCGGTGGCGGAGGAAGTCCGTGCGGGAACACTCAAGATTATTCCGATCATGGAGCTGGAGGTAACCCATCCCGTCGGAGTTATCACCAAATCGGGAAAATATGTCAACTCGGCCATGCGGCAGTTCCTCAGCGATCTTAAAGGGATGCCGGAGACGCAGTTTATCGGTTCGGAATAG
- a CDS encoding helix-hairpin-helix domain-containing protein, protein MDEHDIAGPQSGFPEKLSKPARRALQGAGYLTLEQLAEAGEAELLKLHGMGPKALDQLRQAMTAKGLHFADKMQR, encoded by the coding sequence ATGGACGAGCACGATATTGCCGGTCCGCAAAGCGGGTTTCCCGAAAAACTGAGCAAACCGGCAAGAAGAGCGCTTCAGGGGGCGGGGTATTTGACTTTGGAGCAGCTTGCGGAGGCTGGCGAAGCGGAACTTCTGAAACTGCATGGAATGGGTCCGAAAGCGTTGGATCAACTGAGGCAGGCAATGACGGCCAAAGGATTACATTTTGCGGATAAGATGCAGAGGTGA
- the sdhA gene encoding succinate dehydrogenase flavoprotein subunit yields MATADIIIVGGGLAGLMATIKAAEAGVHVHLFSLVPVKRSHSVCAQGGINGAVNTKGEGDSPWVHFDDTVYGGDFLANQPPVKAMCEAAPGIIHLMDRMGVMFNRTPEGLLDFRRFGGTKHHRTAFAGATTGQQLLYALDEQVRRWEVEGFVTKHENWEFLSAVIDDEGVCRGICAQDLRTMAIETFPADAVILASGGPGIIFGKTTNSVINTGTAASAVYQQGVHYANGEFIQIHPTAIPGDDKLRLMSESARGEGGRIWTYKDGKPWYFLEEKYPAYGNLVPRDIATREIFNVCVDQGLGVGGENMVYLDLSHKDPKELDVKLGGIIEIYEKFMGDDPRKIPMKIFPAVHYSMGGMWVDYNQMTNIPGLFAAGECEYQYHGANRLGANSLVSAIFGGMVSGPKAVEYIKGLKKSVQDVSSSVFDGYRRVQQDKYESLLGMSGTENAYVLHKELGEWMTANMTVVRHNVKLEATIGKIKELKERYRGINMSDTSRWNNQGVAFTRQLWNMLELAEAMTLGALLRNESRGAHYKPEFPKRNDEEFLKTTKASWTPDGPAISYEGVDVSLIPPRVRDYSKD; encoded by the coding sequence ATGGCAACAGCCGATATCATTATCGTAGGCGGCGGCCTGGCCGGCCTGATGGCAACCATCAAGGCGGCAGAGGCCGGCGTTCATGTCCATCTCTTCTCGCTTGTTCCCGTCAAAAGATCGCACTCGGTCTGCGCGCAGGGCGGCATCAACGGCGCCGTCAACACGAAGGGCGAGGGCGACTCGCCTTGGGTGCATTTTGACGACACCGTATACGGCGGGGATTTTCTCGCCAATCAGCCTCCGGTCAAGGCGATGTGCGAGGCGGCCCCGGGCATCATCCATCTGATGGACCGGATGGGCGTCATGTTCAACCGCACGCCGGAGGGGCTGCTTGACTTCCGCCGGTTCGGAGGAACGAAGCATCACCGGACGGCTTTTGCGGGAGCGACGACCGGCCAGCAGCTGCTGTACGCGCTTGACGAGCAGGTACGGCGCTGGGAGGTCGAAGGCTTCGTAACGAAGCATGAGAACTGGGAATTTCTCTCCGCCGTTATCGACGATGAGGGCGTCTGCCGCGGCATCTGCGCGCAGGATTTGCGCACGATGGCAATCGAGACGTTCCCGGCGGACGCGGTTATTCTGGCGAGCGGCGGTCCGGGCATTATTTTCGGCAAGACGACCAACTCGGTCATTAACACGGGCACGGCTGCAAGCGCCGTGTACCAGCAGGGCGTTCACTACGCGAACGGCGAGTTTATTCAGATTCACCCGACGGCCATTCCCGGCGACGACAAGCTGCGGCTCATGAGCGAATCGGCGCGCGGCGAAGGCGGGCGAATCTGGACCTACAAGGACGGCAAGCCGTGGTACTTCCTTGAGGAAAAATATCCGGCCTACGGCAATCTGGTGCCTCGCGATATTGCCACACGAGAAATTTTCAATGTCTGCGTAGACCAGGGGCTTGGCGTGGGCGGCGAGAATATGGTCTATCTAGACCTTTCGCATAAAGATCCGAAGGAGCTGGACGTCAAGCTCGGAGGCATCATCGAGATTTACGAGAAATTCATGGGCGACGATCCGCGCAAAATCCCGATGAAAATCTTCCCGGCGGTCCATTATTCCATGGGCGGCATGTGGGTCGATTACAACCAAATGACGAATATTCCCGGCCTGTTTGCGGCGGGAGAATGCGAATACCAATATCACGGAGCGAACCGGCTGGGCGCGAACTCGCTGGTGTCGGCCATTTTCGGCGGCATGGTGTCGGGGCCAAAGGCGGTTGAATACATTAAGGGGCTTAAAAAATCAGTGCAGGACGTATCCTCTTCCGTATTCGACGGCTACCGGCGCGTGCAGCAGGACAAATACGAATCGTTGCTTGGCATGAGCGGGACGGAGAACGCCTATGTCCTTCATAAAGAGCTGGGCGAGTGGATGACAGCCAACATGACGGTGGTCCGCCATAACGTGAAGCTGGAGGCAACCATAGGCAAAATCAAGGAACTGAAGGAGCGCTACCGGGGCATCAATATGAGCGATACCTCGCGCTGGAACAACCAGGGGGTCGCCTTTACCCGGCAGCTGTGGAACATGCTGGAGCTGGCTGAGGCGATGACGCTCGGTGCGCTGCTGCGCAACGAAAGCCGGGGCGCGCATTACAAGCCGGAATTTCCGAAGCGCAACGACGAGGAGTTCCTGAAGACGACGAAGGCGTCCTGGACGCCGGACGGCCCGGCCATTTCGTACGAAGGCGTCGATGTATCGCTGATTCCTCCGCGGGTCCGCGACTACTCCAAGGACTAA
- the sdhB gene encoding succinate dehydrogenase iron-sulfur subunit, which yields MAETAAAPKNVKFIITRQDDPQSAPYTEEFDLPYRPGMNVISALMEIQRNPVNAKGDATVPVCWESNCLEEVCGACSMVINGKPRQACAALIDNLEQPVRVEPMSTFPVVRDLVIDRTRMFNALKKVKAWIPIDGTYDLGPGPRMAEKKRQWAYELSKCMTCGVCLEACPNVNAKTDFIGPAAISQVRLFNAHPTGEMNAEDRLEALMTDGGIEGCGNSQNCVRACPKGIPLTTSIAEINKQTTKHMFKRWLGV from the coding sequence ATGGCGGAAACAGCGGCAGCTCCCAAAAACGTGAAATTTATCATCACCCGCCAGGACGATCCACAGAGCGCGCCTTATACAGAGGAATTCGATCTTCCTTACCGTCCGGGAATGAACGTGATCAGCGCCCTGATGGAAATTCAGCGCAATCCGGTCAATGCCAAAGGCGATGCCACGGTCCCGGTCTGCTGGGAATCAAACTGCCTGGAGGAAGTGTGCGGCGCCTGTTCCATGGTCATCAACGGCAAGCCGCGCCAGGCCTGCGCCGCCCTGATTGACAATCTGGAGCAGCCGGTTCGCGTCGAACCGATGAGCACTTTCCCTGTGGTGCGCGATCTGGTCATCGACCGAACCCGGATGTTCAATGCGCTTAAAAAGGTAAAAGCCTGGATTCCGATCGACGGAACGTACGATCTCGGTCCGGGCCCGCGTATGGCCGAGAAGAAGCGGCAGTGGGCCTACGAGCTGTCCAAATGCATGACCTGCGGCGTCTGCCTGGAGGCCTGCCCGAACGTCAATGCGAAGACCGATTTTATCGGTCCGGCGGCCATTTCCCAAGTCCGCCTGTTCAACGCCCATCCGACGGGCGAGATGAACGCCGAGGACCGGCTGGAGGCGCTGATGACGGACGGCGGGATCGAGGGCTGCGGCAACTCGCAGAACTGCGTGCGCGCCTGCCCGAAAGGCATCCCGCTTACGACTTCCATCGCCGAAATCAACAAGCAGACGACTAAGCATATGTTCAAGCGGTGGCTAGGCGTGTAA
- a CDS encoding DUF3891 family protein, with protein sequence MAVICREQDEKFVMIKQHDHGRLAGEFAARFREEEVPRKRHSDEVLYAIANHDRGWVDLDETPFWNDTAKAPYSFIDFPVVPKLTFYRRGLDEIETVTLYGALLCSLHYERLIEVSGENSPELTIYLQKEEKRRSWIHRELEQSKAAIGEAELYYDSRLLQFCDDLSLFIGLHEPGTQTKDIHPWFKDGFSGTEEFDFTGGRIITAEWRGTTLLLDPYPFTESFEVTLPVRRVPRSEAASQGLAAAYSATPETPISVTIAEGELKRRP encoded by the coding sequence ATGGCGGTGATTTGTCGGGAGCAGGATGAGAAGTTTGTCATGATCAAACAGCATGACCACGGGCGGCTGGCCGGAGAATTTGCAGCGAGGTTCCGAGAGGAAGAGGTGCCCCGGAAGCGCCATTCGGATGAAGTGCTGTATGCGATAGCCAACCATGACCGGGGCTGGGTCGATCTGGATGAGACTCCCTTCTGGAACGATACGGCCAAAGCGCCGTACAGCTTTATCGATTTCCCCGTCGTGCCGAAGCTGACTTTCTACCGGCGGGGTCTGGACGAGATCGAGACGGTGACTCTTTACGGCGCGCTGCTATGCAGCCTGCATTATGAACGCCTGATCGAAGTGTCCGGCGAGAACAGCCCCGAGCTGACCATCTACCTCCAGAAAGAGGAGAAGCGCCGTTCCTGGATTCACCGGGAGCTGGAACAGTCGAAAGCGGCCATCGGCGAGGCGGAGCTGTATTACGACAGCCGGCTGCTGCAGTTCTGCGACGATCTGTCGCTGTTCATCGGGCTGCACGAGCCCGGAACGCAGACGAAGGATATCCATCCCTGGTTCAAGGATGGCTTCTCAGGTACAGAGGAATTTGATTTTACCGGCGGACGGATTATCACGGCCGAGTGGCGGGGAACGACGCTGCTGCTCGATCCTTACCCGTTCACCGAATCGTTTGAAGTGACGCTGCCGGTGCGCCGGGTGCCCCGGAGCGAGGCAGCCTCCCAAGGACTTGCGGCGGCGTACAGCGCCACGCCGGAGACGCCAATCAGCGTAACCATAGCCGAAGGGGAACTGAAGCGGCGGCCTTAA
- a CDS encoding MFS transporter → MITPKLRNTALLVAGCYFMENLDSTIVTTAVPVMSRALDVSSAQMGLIVTAYMVTLAVFIPISGWLAEKFGTRPVFLSAIAIFTIASLACALSPTLEVLVAARVLQGFGGAMMVPVGRVVVIKHTEKRDLLKIMSYLVWPGLISPAIAPLAGGLIITYASWEYLFLINIPLGIAGFIAAWKLIDDSAESAPSRLDVTGVALTGIGVGGLTYAAHVLADSGAAWSKGLLLAAVFLIVAVIAVKHLLTVSNPIVELRILTIPTFRSSQLGSSLYWMMVGSAPFMLTLLFQNVFGWSPTLAGGIVLFIFVGNIGIKPATTFLINRFGFRRVLIVSTAIGALTMILNGLITPAVPIVLIALLTLISGIVRSTALTAYTTMAYSDISPENTRHANALASTMQNLAAAFGIASATVVLRAGEPIAKWATGSSGSSGAYTVSFFILGIIASLATLEAVRLDPAAGNALRRKQTGESLNSPN, encoded by the coding sequence GTGATTACTCCCAAGCTGCGCAATACGGCTTTGCTTGTGGCCGGTTGTTATTTCATGGAGAACCTTGACAGTACCATTGTTACAACGGCGGTGCCCGTAATGAGCCGGGCGCTTGATGTCTCTTCGGCTCAAATGGGACTGATTGTTACCGCATACATGGTCACGTTGGCCGTGTTTATCCCCATCAGCGGCTGGCTTGCCGAGAAGTTCGGAACCCGGCCGGTATTTCTGTCGGCCATCGCGATCTTTACGATCGCTTCGCTTGCCTGCGCGCTGTCTCCAACTCTTGAAGTGCTTGTCGCCGCGCGGGTACTGCAAGGATTCGGGGGCGCGATGATGGTTCCGGTCGGCCGCGTGGTTGTCATCAAGCATACGGAGAAGCGGGATCTGCTGAAAATCATGTCTTATCTTGTCTGGCCCGGGCTGATCTCGCCCGCCATCGCGCCGCTTGCCGGCGGACTCATCATCACGTACGCCTCGTGGGAATACCTGTTTCTGATTAACATCCCGCTTGGCATTGCCGGATTTATCGCCGCCTGGAAACTGATCGACGACAGCGCCGAATCGGCACCGTCCAGACTGGACGTAACCGGAGTAGCGCTCACGGGCATCGGGGTAGGCGGTCTGACTTACGCGGCGCATGTGCTTGCAGATTCCGGGGCCGCCTGGAGCAAGGGTTTGCTGTTGGCAGCGGTCTTCCTTATCGTCGCCGTTATCGCCGTCAAGCATCTGTTGACCGTCTCCAACCCGATTGTGGAGCTGCGGATATTAACTATCCCGACCTTTCGCTCCTCTCAGCTCGGCAGTTCCCTGTACTGGATGATGGTCGGATCCGCGCCTTTTATGCTGACACTGCTGTTTCAGAACGTCTTCGGCTGGAGTCCGACGCTTGCGGGCGGCATTGTACTGTTTATTTTTGTCGGAAACATCGGCATTAAGCCTGCGACGACCTTCCTGATCAACCGGTTCGGCTTTCGCCGCGTTCTGATCGTTTCTACAGCAATCGGCGCACTGACCATGATTCTGAACGGACTGATTACGCCGGCTGTTCCGATCGTGCTTATTGCCCTGCTCACGCTGATCAGCGGCATTGTCCGCTCCACGGCGCTAACGGCTTATACCACAATGGCGTACAGCGATATTTCGCCGGAGAATACGCGTCATGCCAATGCGCTGGCGTCGACGATGCAGAACCTTGCCGCCGCCTTTGGCATCGCCTCGGCAACGGTGGTGCTGCGCGCCGGGGAGCCAATTGCGAAGTGGGCTACCGGATCTTCCGGCAGCTCGGGAGCTTATACCGTATCTTTCTTTATTTTGGGCATCATCGCTTCATTGGCGACGCTGGAGGCGGTACGGCTTGACCCGGCCGCAGGCAATGCTCTCCGGCGGAAGCAGACCGGCGAAAGTCTGAATAGTCCTAATTAA
- a CDS encoding potassium channel family protein: MISFLYFSVATFTTVGYGDIAPIDNTSRLVVIMQIGFSFITVYYALAMLGLFRKILGNEPEEEIEAEIEVDIETEVKDEVKDKVKDELKSSGGH, translated from the coding sequence TTGATCTCGTTCCTGTATTTCAGCGTCGCGACCTTTACAACCGTCGGATACGGGGACATCGCCCCGATAGACAACACTTCTCGGCTTGTGGTCATCATGCAGATCGGATTCAGTTTCATTACGGTGTACTACGCGCTGGCGATGCTGGGCCTGTTCCGCAAAATTCTCGGGAACGAGCCGGAGGAAGAGATTGAGGCCGAGATCGAAGTGGACATCGAAACCGAGGTTAAGGATGAAGTGAAGGACAAGGTAAAGGATGAATTGAAATCCAGTGGAGGACATTGA
- a CDS encoding histidinol-phosphatase produces the protein MKFDLHTHHFRCGHADGNIRNYVEAGIKVGLGVIGISDHTPYFGDPSDQAFPHIAMAKSEFAAYVEEVLALKKEYEGVIDVLLGIESDYFPEHVETYRKMLDAYPFDYVIGSVHNTGGLSIFNKGRWKGLETKEKIAIKTEYYRLISESARSGMFQILGHIDAMKGNYPDFSNILAPGPLDDCLKVIADSGVAIEINTSGKTKLSGGWYPSDDILERALRFGVEVTFGSDAHKPSRVGDEHEAVAARLKEIGFTSWVYYKQRQRVELPL, from the coding sequence ATGAAATTCGACCTGCATACCCATCATTTCCGCTGCGGCCACGCCGACGGAAACATTCGTAATTACGTTGAGGCCGGCATTAAGGTAGGGCTCGGAGTCATAGGCATTTCGGATCACACCCCCTATTTCGGAGATCCGAGCGATCAAGCTTTTCCGCATATTGCCATGGCCAAATCGGAATTCGCCGCTTATGTGGAAGAAGTGCTCGCCTTGAAAAAAGAGTATGAAGGCGTAATCGACGTCCTGCTTGGCATTGAATCCGACTATTTCCCGGAGCATGTGGAGACGTACCGGAAAATGCTGGACGCGTATCCTTTCGACTACGTGATCGGCTCGGTGCACAACACGGGGGGCCTCAGCATTTTTAACAAAGGACGCTGGAAGGGCCTGGAGACCAAAGAGAAGATTGCGATCAAAACAGAGTATTACCGGCTTATCTCCGAGTCCGCCCGCAGCGGCATGTTCCAAATCCTCGGCCATATCGACGCCATGAAGGGCAACTATCCCGATTTCTCGAATATTCTTGCCCCGGGACCGCTCGACGATTGCCTGAAGGTCATTGCCGATAGCGGTGTGGCGATTGAGATCAACACCTCCGGAAAGACCAAGCTGAGCGGCGGCTGGTACCCTTCGGACGACATCCTGGAACGGGCGCTGCGCTTCGGCGTGGAGGTAACGTTCGGGTCGGACGCGCACAAGCCGTCAAGGGTAGGCGACGAGCATGAAGCGGTGGCGGCCCGGTTGAAGGAAATCGGCTTTACCTCCTGGGTTTACTACAAGCAGCGGCAGAGAGTAGAGCTGCCATTATAA
- a CDS encoding metallophosphoesterase, with amino-acid sequence MNEPAQNKSSVNAAGGGYGNLADSSSPGTGGKKITRRQFLARGAATLIGAGLLTGGYSWQGETRWLDITHLTLAWKELPAAFSGMKLVHFSDVHLGFNKDADDVKRLVRHIREAEPDLICFSGDIVDSYPEDLVESVPLFAGLTAPMGKFAVLGNHDYKHAEQLVGLLEAAGFKVLRNDHVLLEKGGEAIAVTGMEDYLINSPGPNPKAAMGGIPPGMFTVLLMHEPDYADFVLEYSIQLQLSGHSHGGQIRIPFVGPPFLPDGSAKYISGLYTVGEPNRKLYVNRGFGETYMPFRFMCRPELTVFTLRRTEG; translated from the coding sequence ATGAACGAACCGGCGCAAAACAAATCTTCAGTTAACGCCGCAGGCGGCGGATACGGCAATTTGGCCGATTCTTCATCACCCGGAACGGGCGGCAAAAAAATAACGCGCCGGCAGTTTCTGGCCCGCGGAGCGGCGACGTTAATCGGCGCGGGTCTGCTGACGGGCGGCTACAGCTGGCAGGGAGAGACGCGCTGGCTGGATATTACCCATCTAACGCTGGCTTGGAAAGAGCTTCCCGCCGCGTTTTCGGGAATGAAGCTTGTTCATTTCAGCGATGTGCATCTCGGCTTCAACAAGGATGCCGATGATGTCAAGCGGCTGGTGCGCCATATCCGGGAGGCGGAACCGGACCTGATCTGCTTCAGCGGCGATATCGTCGACAGCTATCCGGAGGATTTGGTGGAGTCCGTTCCTCTGTTTGCCGGTCTGACTGCGCCGATGGGCAAATTTGCGGTGCTCGGCAATCATGATTACAAGCATGCCGAGCAGCTGGTCGGTCTGCTGGAGGCTGCCGGTTTCAAGGTGCTGCGCAATGATCATGTCCTTCTCGAGAAAGGGGGGGAAGCCATCGCCGTCACGGGAATGGAGGATTATCTGATCAACAGCCCAGGTCCCAATCCGAAGGCGGCGATGGGCGGCATCCCGCCAGGCATGTTCACGGTGCTGCTCATGCACGAGCCGGATTATGCGGATTTCGTGCTGGAATACTCCATTCAGCTTCAGCTGTCCGGACACAGCCACGGCGGACAGATTCGTATTCCGTTTGTGGGGCCTCCCTTTCTGCCGGACGGGTCGGCCAAGTATATTAGCGGCCTCTATACGGTAGGGGAACCGAACAGGAAGCTGTATGTCAATCGGGGCTTTGGGGAAACGTATATGCCGTTCCGGTTTATGTGCCGCCCGGAGCTGACGGTATTTACCCTTCGCCGGACGGAAGGATAG
- a CDS encoding chemotaxis protein CheX, whose product MKAEVINPFLESARVVIEQVIQVSPSTGNLGIKDIELFDNHIWIKVGMTGELSGDIVFGIAEHVALRMVSAMMGGYPIAEMDEMGQSAISELGNMISGNASTMLSNQGVVVDITPPQVLKSENLVAFLPRKALSIPLVMDGIGELDIQVMIS is encoded by the coding sequence ATGAAGGCAGAAGTGATTAATCCGTTTTTGGAATCTGCGCGCGTTGTAATTGAACAGGTGATTCAAGTCTCGCCATCGACCGGAAATTTGGGAATAAAAGATATTGAGCTGTTCGATAACCATATATGGATAAAAGTCGGAATGACGGGGGAGCTTAGCGGCGATATCGTTTTTGGCATTGCGGAACATGTGGCGCTGCGCATGGTGTCTGCCATGATGGGCGGCTATCCCATTGCGGAGATGGACGAGATGGGGCAAAGCGCCATTTCGGAGCTAGGCAACATGATCAGCGGCAACGCGAGCACCATGCTGTCCAATCAGGGCGTTGTGGTGGATATCACGCCTCCCCAAGTACTGAAATCCGAAAATCTGGTAGCCTTCCTGCCCCGCAAAGCGCTGAGTATTCCCCTCGTTATGGACGGAATCGGTGAGCTGGATATTCAGGTGATGATCTCTTAG
- a CDS encoding MBL fold metallo-hydrolase yields MTHHYQQLSPHVIIMHAEHETDRPILAAIAGERRTLLMDAGNSPGHAELFRRELKRRGVRQPEILALTHWHWDHTFGMQAWNLPAAAYVETGRVLSSLQGLDWSDGCLLSLISDGIISEDSAADIRKEYGSRRDIRITQPDILFRDRIEFDLGGVVCELVHVGGDHSSDSCILHVREDRVLFLGDALGPSVYGGPRKYTSAAFLKLLSTAYGYNADWYVESHGVPMSGEEFRLDLANWEKIARAVEMFGHDRERVVREMKAFLQSDELSKDLLQVIDYFMAGVEPL; encoded by the coding sequence ATGACACACCATTATCAACAATTAAGCCCGCATGTCATCATCATGCATGCCGAGCATGAAACGGACCGTCCCATCCTCGCGGCCATTGCAGGAGAGCGGCGGACTCTGCTCATGGATGCCGGCAATTCGCCGGGGCATGCGGAGCTGTTCCGCAGGGAGCTTAAGCGGCGCGGGGTCCGCCAGCCGGAAATTCTGGCGCTGACCCACTGGCACTGGGACCACACCTTTGGCATGCAGGCCTGGAACCTCCCGGCAGCAGCCTATGTGGAAACAGGCCGGGTGCTGTCTTCGCTCCAAGGGCTGGACTGGTCGGACGGCTGTCTCCTGAGCTTGATTTCGGATGGGATCATTAGCGAAGACAGCGCCGCCGATATTCGCAAGGAGTACGGCAGCCGCCGGGACATCCGCATCACTCAGCCGGATATTCTGTTCCGGGACCGGATCGAGTTCGATCTCGGCGGCGTTGTTTGCGAATTGGTGCATGTGGGAGGGGACCATTCCTCCGACAGCTGCATTTTGCATGTCAGGGAGGATCGGGTGCTGTTTCTAGGCGATGCGCTGGGACCCTCCGTTTACGGCGGTCCGCGCAAGTATACCAGCGCGGCCTTTTTGAAGCTGCTGTCAACGGCATACGGGTATAACGCGGACTGGTATGTGGAATCGCATGGGGTTCCGATGAGCGGGGAAGAATTCCGTCTCGATCTGGCGAACTGGGAAAAGATAGCCCGAGCCGTGGAAATGTTCGGCCATGACCGGGAACGGGTGGTCCGCGAAATGAAGGCATTTTTGCAATCGGATGAACTGTCCAAAGATCTGCTTCAGGTAATAGATTATTTCATGGCAGGCGTCGAGCCGTTATAA